Proteins from a genomic interval of Nostoc sp. TCL240-02:
- a CDS encoding tetratricopeptide repeat protein encodes MDWITLLRSLQSDFIKRLTSGCLLHCETEGQYSELTIISGERLKALREFCWLMAEKYKRVSPVRDVFISYLKGKLGEEVVKERLADFITEVDYEKRFGGDGNIDFTLTSDPSIGIEVKSRHGNIDRVRWSISSEEVEKNAVVVCILIQEDVSEAQSQYHLFLAGFLPTRMIKLKTGKISFGIDQLLYGGGLWCYLEQLQSSINNYSRQQPSIYKYLPKQEILSKPTNNQLLKSFFQPEYNNEDSNTLYAKLGDEYFEKGEYTNAIVNYSKALQAKSTDIDLYYKRGLTHYQIGDYEAAIADYSQAIQMNIQDAKSYNKRGLALSQLGRLEEAINDYTQAIRINPNVAVAYKNRAEARSHIGDNQGAIEDYTQAIKINPDYADAYKNRGIARYLLGSQPGFPQAIKINPKDAIAYKKRGNARSDLGDFEGAIEDYTQAIQINPNYADAYYNRGNAHSDLGDFKRAIEDYTQAIQINYNYADAYYNRGNIRLEIADKQGAIEDFQKAADIYRKEGKLEALKDTREIILDLEIEESLDILKF; translated from the coding sequence ATGGACTGGATTACACTACTGCGATCGCTACAGTCTGATTTTATTAAAAGGTTAACATCTGGTTGTCTGCTTCATTGTGAAACCGAAGGTCAATATAGTGAATTAACTATAATCTCTGGAGAGAGATTAAAGGCACTAAGGGAATTTTGCTGGTTGATGGCTGAGAAATATAAGCGTGTTTCGCCAGTCCGTGACGTGTTTATTAGCTATCTTAAAGGGAAGTTGGGTGAGGAAGTTGTCAAGGAACGTTTAGCAGATTTTATTACCGAAGTCGATTATGAAAAGCGATTCGGCGGCGATGGCAATATAGATTTTACCTTGACTTCTGACCCCTCTATTGGTATCGAGGTTAAATCTCGTCACGGTAATATTGATAGAGTTAGATGGTCAATCAGTTCTGAAGAAGTTGAAAAAAATGCAGTTGTAGTTTGCATTTTGATTCAAGAAGATGTAAGTGAAGCACAATCTCAGTATCACCTTTTTTTGGCTGGGTTTCTCCCAACCCGGATGATTAAGTTAAAGACTGGTAAAATTTCCTTTGGGATAGACCAATTGTTGTATGGTGGTGGTTTATGGTGCTATCTAGAACAGTTACAATCTTCTATAAATAATTATTCTAGACAACAACCATCAATTTACAAATATCTTCCAAAGCAAGAAATTTTATCTAAGCCAACCAATAATCAGTTACTCAAATCTTTTTTTCAACCTGAATATAATAATGAAGATTCAAATACACTTTATGCAAAATTGGGGGATGAATATTTTGAGAAAGGAGAATATACAAATGCGATCGTTAACTATAGTAAAGCTTTACAAGCTAAATCTACCGATATTGATTTATATTATAAACGAGGTTTGACTCACTATCAAATAGGTGATTACGAAGCTGCGATCGCAGATTATTCTCAGGCAATCCAGATGAATATTCAGGATGCTAAATCTTACAATAAACGAGGTTTAGCTCTGTCTCAACTAGGTCGATTAGAAGAAGCAATCAATGATTACACTCAGGCTATTAGAATTAATCCTAATGTTGCCGTAGCTTATAAAAACCGGGCTGAAGCTCGTTCTCATATAGGAGATAATCAAGGAGCAATTGAGGATTATACCCAGGCAATCAAAATTAATCCCGATTATGCCGATGCTTATAAAAACCGTGGAATTGCTCGTTATTTATTAGGTTCTCAACCGGGATTTCCTCAAGCAATCAAGATTAATCCAAAAGATGCCATAGCTTATAAAAAACGTGGTAATGCTCGTTCTGATTTAGGGGATTTTGAAGGAGCAATTGAAGATTATACTCAGGCAATACAGATTAATCCTAATTATGCTGATGCCTATTATAACCGTGGTAATGCTCATTCTGACTTAGGGGATTTTAAGAGAGCGATTGAAGATTATACTCAAGCAATACAAATTAATTATAATTATGCCGATGCTTATTACAATCGTGGCAATATTCGTTTAGAAATAGCAGATAAACAGGGAGCAATTGAAGATTTTCAGAAAGCAGCAGACATCTATCGTAAAGAAGGTAAGCTAGAAGCACTCAAAGATACACGAGAAATAATATTAGATTTAGAAATAGAAGAATCATTAGATATTTTAAAATTCTAG
- a CDS encoding polyphosphate kinase 2 family protein: protein MNYDAFIVPPGSKISLKKNYDPAYKADFNEKADAAIKLQADIERLANYQNILYAQNTYALLIIFQAMDAAGKDSTIKHVTSGVNPQGFQVFSFKGPSAEELDHDYLWRTMKALPERGRIGIFNRSYYEEALVVRVHPEMLRKQQLPHFPNGNKIWKQRFEEINNFEKYLVDNGVIVLKFFLNVSKSEQKKRFLERIEYPEKNWKFSDSDVKERAFWDDYMNAYEEVFNKTSTKSAPWYIIPADRKWFTRLVVANIICTKLEELNLQYPIVSDEHRQQLLEAKRILEQEDEQTTLTEKGKKNKLV, encoded by the coding sequence ATGAATTACGATGCTTTCATTGTTCCACCAGGTTCAAAAATTTCTCTGAAAAAAAACTATGACCCAGCTTATAAAGCTGATTTTAATGAAAAAGCTGATGCTGCAATTAAATTACAGGCAGATATTGAGCGATTAGCAAATTACCAGAATATTCTCTATGCTCAGAACACCTACGCCTTGCTGATTATTTTTCAGGCAATGGATGCTGCTGGTAAAGATAGCACAATTAAACACGTGACCTCTGGGGTGAATCCGCAAGGATTTCAGGTGTTTAGTTTTAAAGGTCCCAGTGCGGAAGAATTAGACCATGACTACCTGTGGCGAACAATGAAGGCTTTGCCAGAAAGGGGTCGAATTGGGATATTCAACCGCTCATATTATGAAGAAGCACTAGTAGTTCGTGTCCATCCAGAAATGTTAAGAAAGCAACAACTTCCTCATTTCCCTAATGGAAATAAGATATGGAAGCAACGCTTTGAAGAAATTAATAATTTTGAAAAATATTTAGTAGACAATGGTGTGATCGTTCTAAAGTTCTTTCTTAATGTTTCTAAATCAGAGCAAAAAAAGCGCTTTTTAGAACGGATTGAATATCCTGAAAAAAATTGGAAGTTTTCTGATAGCGATGTCAAAGAAAGAGCTTTTTGGGATGATTATATGAATGCTTATGAAGAAGTTTTTAATAAAACTAGTACAAAATCGGCCCCTTGGTATATTATTCCTGCCGATCGCAAATGGTTTACACGTCTGGTAGTCGCCAATATTATCTGCACAAAACTAGAAGAACTCAATCTGCAATACCCCATAGTTAGTGACGAACATAGACAGCAACTTTTGGAGGCAAAACGCATTTTAGAGCAAGAAGATGAACAAACAACCTTAACAGAGAAAGGCAAAAAAAATAAATTAGTTTAA